One Hordeum vulgare subsp. vulgare chromosome 4H, MorexV3_pseudomolecules_assembly, whole genome shotgun sequence DNA window includes the following coding sequences:
- the LOC123448230 gene encoding uncharacterized protein LOC123448230 encodes MSDSPEIARARDALRVSADDRARVDALSSSASAYVSAASPHLSPSFFEGFALRRIRVLRVQPGFIHCSYDVPPSLTDTSTGCLAAGVVVALVDEIGYAAAISDAQNFKVSVDMSVAFPDLSQARAGDRLSITARVLGHKGAYSGTHVLLANASTGNVVAEGRHSIFGNLKKALLKPAATTTVIKSNL; translated from the exons ATGAGCGACTCACCAGAAATAGCTCGTGCTCGGGACGCCCTGCGCGTGAGCGCCGACGACCGCGCACGGGTGGACGCGCTCTCCTCCTCCGCATCCGCATACGTATCGGCGGCTTCTCCTCATCTGTCGCCGAGCTTCTTCGAGGGGTTCGCGCTGCGCAGGATCCGCGTCCTCCGCGTCCAACCGGGATTCATCCACTGCTCCTACGACGTTCCTCCAAGCCTCACC GACACCAGCACCGGCTGCCTCGCCGCCGGTGTCGTGGTGGCCCTGGTGGACGAGATCGGCTATGCCGCCGCCATCTCTGACGCCCAAAACTTCAAGGTCTCCGTCGACATGTCCGTCGCCTTCCCCGATCTCTCCCAGGCCCGCGCAGGGGACCGCCTAAGCATAACGGCGAGGGTGCTGGGGCACAAGGGCGCGTACTCCGGCACGCACGTACTCCTCGCCAACGCCAGCACCGGCAATGTCGTCGCCGAGGGCAGGCACTCCATTTTCGGGAACCTGAAGAAAGCACTACTCAAGCCAGCAGCCACTACTACTGTTATTAAAAGCAACTTGTGA
- the LOC123448229 gene encoding mitochondrial uncoupling protein 1-like, whose amino-acid sequence MAPDHGSKVDISFAGRFTASAIAACFAEITTIPLDTAKVRLQLQKKAVAGDLAGPKYRGLLGTAATIAKEEGAAALWKGIVPGLHRQCIYGGLRIGLYEPVKAFYVGENHVGDVPLSKKIAAGFTTGALAIAVANPTDLVKVRLQSEGKLAPGVPRRYTGAMDAYAKIVRQEGVAALWTGIGPNVARNAIINAAELASYDQVKQSILKLPGFKDDVVTHILSGLGAGFFAVCVGSPVDVVKSRMMGDSAYKNTIDCFVKTLKNDGPLAFYKGFLPNFARLGSWNVIMFLTLEQVQKAFVRKPAN is encoded by the exons ATGGCGCCGGACCACGGCTCCAAGGTCGACATCTCCTTCGCCGGCCGCTTCACAGCCAGCGCCATCGCCGCCTGCTTCGCCGAG ATCACCACAATCCCCCTCGACACGGCCAAGGTCAGGCTGCAGCTGCAGAAGAAGGCCGTCGCCGGGGATCTCGCTGGGCCCAAGTACCGCGGTCTGCTCGGCACTGCCGCCACCATCGCCAAGGAGGAAGGCGCCGCCGCGCTCTGGAAGGGCATCGTCCCTGGCCTCCACCGCCAGTGCATCTACGGGGGTCTCCGCATTGGTCTCTATGAACCC GTCAAAGCCTTCTATGTTGGTGAGAACCATGTTGGGGATGTACCTTTGTCCAAGAAGATAGCCGCTGGCTTCACCACTG GTGCTCTTGCAATTGCTGTGGCCAACCCCACTGACCTTGTCAAAGTCAGGCTTCAGTCCGAGGGGAAGCTGGCACCTGGTGTGCCGCGCCGTTATACTGGGGCAATGGATGCTTATGCCAAGATTGTTCGCCAG GAAGGGGTTGCTGCTCTGTGGACTGGCATTGGTCCGAATGTTGCACGTAACGCCATCATTAACGCTGCTGAGTTGGCCAGTTATGATCAAGTGAAGCAG TCCATTTTGAAACTTCCTGGGTTCAAAGATGACGTGGTCACTCATATCTTGTCTGGTTTGGGCGCTGGCTTCTTTGCTGTCTGTGTTGGTTCTCCAGTCGATGTG GTTAAGTCAAGAATGATGGGTGACTCTGCCTACAAGAACACTATTGATTGTTTTGTGAAGACCCTAAAGAATGAT GGACCTCTGGCATTTTACAAAGGCTTCCTTCCAAACTTTGCTAGACTGGGATCATGGAACGTGATTATGTTCTTGACACTGGAGCAG GTTCAGAAGGCCTTTGTGAGAAAGCCTGCAAATTAG